The following coding sequences lie in one Salarias fasciatus chromosome 7 unlocalized genomic scaffold, fSalaFa1.1 super_scaffold_4, whole genome shotgun sequence genomic window:
- the noc4l gene encoding nucleolar complex protein 4 homolog isoform X2: MAPTRKRIVSSEKTTNQSVKKAKIDLSSTVERILESKKHANDVFDVLEVLQSEKEKDVISAVEACSTLFCSLLERKDLFMGKLPEEEEALSGGYSAEEKFRIFMRHRYKNSVEILLDHLSHELHTIKESALCCLIKFATAEGQHPLENLDWSEHYSFPRELIQAVVDNLLSKTADNSLLISRFQEFLEMDDLRYYVMSSIRENVGRVMEQNKAVMPIYQNNVFTLMSSISVPNEESELSNFMVKQDAKQKDWKAAKLNEHKRTFERMWLGFLKYKLPSSMYKRILVILHDSILPHMSKPTLMIDFLTAAYDVGGAISLLALNGLFVLIHQHNLDYPDFYKKLYNLLEPSVFHVKYRARFFHLANIFLSSSHLPVYLVAAFAKRLARLALTAPPTALLIVLPFIYNLIRRHPSSRVLIHKPDAENDAVEDPYLMEEKDPAQCRALDSSLWEIKTLQRHYHPDVAKAAMLINTPLSDQEDDISEVLETTAHELMEKDLKQSQIKSVPLEFETATHLLKGGGDVLGQHFCLV, encoded by the exons ATGGCGCCGACCAGAAAGCGCATCGTGAgttcagagaaaacaacaaatcaaagtGTGAAAAAGGCTAAAATCGACCTCAGCAGCACCGTTGAACGCATATTAGAAAGCAAAAAACACGCCAACGACGTGTTTGACGTTCTTGAGGTCCTTCAG tctgaaaaagaaaaggatgttATCAGCGCTGTTGAGGCTTGCAGTACACTGTTTTGCTCGTTGCTGGAAAGAAAAGACCTGTTCATGGGGAAACTCCCCGAAGAAGAGGAGGCATTGAGCG GAGGTTACTCTGCAGAGGAGAAGTTCAGGATCTTCATGCGACATCGTTATAAAAATAGTGTGGAGATACTGCTGGATCACCTCAGTCATGAGCTTCATACCATCAAG GAGAGTGCCCTCTGCTGCCTGATAAAGTTTGCTACAGCAGAAGGACAGCATCCTCTTGAGAACTTGGACTGGAGTGAACATTACAGCTTCCCGAGGGAGTTGATACAG gCGGTGGTGGACAACCTTTTGTCCAAGACTGCAGACAACTCCCTGCTGATCTCCAGGTTTCAGGAGTTCCTGGAGATGGACGACCTGCGCTACTATGTGATGAGCTCCATTCGGGAGAACGTAGGCAGAGTGATGGAGCAAAACAAG GCTGTGATGCCCATATATCAAAACAATGTGTTCACCCTCATGTCCAGCATCAGTGTGCCAAACGAGGAGTCAGAACTCAGCAACTTCATGGTCAAACAGGACG CCAAGCAGAAGGACTGGAAAGCTGCAAAACTGAAT GAGCACAAACGTACATTTGAGAGGATGTGGCTTGGCTTTCTCAAGTACAAG TTGCCAAGCAGCATGTATAAAAGGATCCTGGTGATCCTCCATGACTCCATTTTGCCTCATATGAGCAAACCCACTCTGATGATTGACTTTCTGACTGCTGCCTATGATGTTG GTGGAGCCATCAGCCTGCTGGCTCTAAACGGCCTTTTTGTTCTCATTCATCAACACAACCT ggatTATCCTGATTTCTACAAGAAGCTCTATAATCTCCTTGAGCCCTCTGTTTTCCACGTCAAATACAGAGCGCGCTTTTTTCATCTGGCCAACATCTTTCTTAGCTCCAG TCACTTGCCGGTGTACTTAGTGGCCGCCTTCGCCAAGCGCCTGGCCCGTCTGGCACTGACAGCACCACCCACAGCCCTCCTCATAGTGCTGCCCTTCATCTATAACCTGATCCGCCGCCACCCGTCCAGCAGAGTCCTTATTCACAAGCCAGACGCAGAAAACG ACGCTGTTGAGGACCCGTATTTAATGGAAGAAAAGGATCCTGCTCAGTGTCGCGCCCTCGACAGCAGCTTGTGGGAAATTAAG ACACTCCAGAGACACTATCATCCAGATGTGGCCAAAGCCGCCATGTTGATCAACACACCCCTCTCAGATCAAGAGGACGACATCAGCGAGGTGCTGGAGACCACAGCGCACGAG CTGATGGAGAAGGACCTGAAGCAGTCCCAGATTAAGAGCGTCCCGCTGGAGTTTGAAACGGCGACACACTTGCTGAAAGGAGGGGGAGACGTGCTGGGACAGCATTTTTGTCTGGTTTAg
- the noc4l gene encoding nucleolar complex protein 4 homolog isoform X1 produces MAPTRKRIVSSEKTTNQSVKKAKIDLSSTVERILESKKHANDVFDVLEVLQSEKEKDVISAVEACSTLFCSLLERKDLFMGKLPEEEEALSGGYSAEEKFRIFMRHRYKNSVEILLDHLSHELHTIKESALCCLIKFATAEGQHPLENLDWSEHYSFPRELIQAVVDNLLSKTADNSLLISRFQEFLEMDDLRYYVMSSIRENVGRVMEQNKGAVMPIYQNNVFTLMSSISVPNEESELSNFMVKQDAKQKDWKAAKLNEHKRTFERMWLGFLKYKLPSSMYKRILVILHDSILPHMSKPTLMIDFLTAAYDVGGAISLLALNGLFVLIHQHNLDYPDFYKKLYNLLEPSVFHVKYRARFFHLANIFLSSSHLPVYLVAAFAKRLARLALTAPPTALLIVLPFIYNLIRRHPSSRVLIHKPDAENDAVEDPYLMEEKDPAQCRALDSSLWEIKTLQRHYHPDVAKAAMLINTPLSDQEDDISEVLETTAHELMEKDLKQSQIKSVPLEFETATHLLKGGGDVLGQHFCLV; encoded by the exons ATGGCGCCGACCAGAAAGCGCATCGTGAgttcagagaaaacaacaaatcaaagtGTGAAAAAGGCTAAAATCGACCTCAGCAGCACCGTTGAACGCATATTAGAAAGCAAAAAACACGCCAACGACGTGTTTGACGTTCTTGAGGTCCTTCAG tctgaaaaagaaaaggatgttATCAGCGCTGTTGAGGCTTGCAGTACACTGTTTTGCTCGTTGCTGGAAAGAAAAGACCTGTTCATGGGGAAACTCCCCGAAGAAGAGGAGGCATTGAGCG GAGGTTACTCTGCAGAGGAGAAGTTCAGGATCTTCATGCGACATCGTTATAAAAATAGTGTGGAGATACTGCTGGATCACCTCAGTCATGAGCTTCATACCATCAAG GAGAGTGCCCTCTGCTGCCTGATAAAGTTTGCTACAGCAGAAGGACAGCATCCTCTTGAGAACTTGGACTGGAGTGAACATTACAGCTTCCCGAGGGAGTTGATACAG gCGGTGGTGGACAACCTTTTGTCCAAGACTGCAGACAACTCCCTGCTGATCTCCAGGTTTCAGGAGTTCCTGGAGATGGACGACCTGCGCTACTATGTGATGAGCTCCATTCGGGAGAACGTAGGCAGAGTGATGGAGCAAAACAAGGGG GCTGTGATGCCCATATATCAAAACAATGTGTTCACCCTCATGTCCAGCATCAGTGTGCCAAACGAGGAGTCAGAACTCAGCAACTTCATGGTCAAACAGGACG CCAAGCAGAAGGACTGGAAAGCTGCAAAACTGAAT GAGCACAAACGTACATTTGAGAGGATGTGGCTTGGCTTTCTCAAGTACAAG TTGCCAAGCAGCATGTATAAAAGGATCCTGGTGATCCTCCATGACTCCATTTTGCCTCATATGAGCAAACCCACTCTGATGATTGACTTTCTGACTGCTGCCTATGATGTTG GTGGAGCCATCAGCCTGCTGGCTCTAAACGGCCTTTTTGTTCTCATTCATCAACACAACCT ggatTATCCTGATTTCTACAAGAAGCTCTATAATCTCCTTGAGCCCTCTGTTTTCCACGTCAAATACAGAGCGCGCTTTTTTCATCTGGCCAACATCTTTCTTAGCTCCAG TCACTTGCCGGTGTACTTAGTGGCCGCCTTCGCCAAGCGCCTGGCCCGTCTGGCACTGACAGCACCACCCACAGCCCTCCTCATAGTGCTGCCCTTCATCTATAACCTGATCCGCCGCCACCCGTCCAGCAGAGTCCTTATTCACAAGCCAGACGCAGAAAACG ACGCTGTTGAGGACCCGTATTTAATGGAAGAAAAGGATCCTGCTCAGTGTCGCGCCCTCGACAGCAGCTTGTGGGAAATTAAG ACACTCCAGAGACACTATCATCCAGATGTGGCCAAAGCCGCCATGTTGATCAACACACCCCTCTCAGATCAAGAGGACGACATCAGCGAGGTGCTGGAGACCACAGCGCACGAG CTGATGGAGAAGGACCTGAAGCAGTCCCAGATTAAGAGCGTCCCGCTGGAGTTTGAAACGGCGACACACTTGCTGAAAGGAGGGGGAGACGTGCTGGGACAGCATTTTTGTCTGGTTTAg